The nucleotide sequence TGACGTCGAACCCGTCGAACTCGCCGGTATATGGCTCGTCCTTGATCTTGAGATCGGTCACGCGCGCGCCTGGCGGGCCGTGTCGCGCCCACGCAATGAGCTGGTTGAGGGCCTCTCTGGGGCCTTCCGCCACGATCTCGACGGCTCCATCGGGACGATTCATCACCCAGCCGGTCAGGCCGAGCCTGGTCGCCTGCTGGTTCGTTGTATAACGGAAGAAGACGCCCTGCACGCGTCCTTCCACGATCAGCCGCACTCGCGCGTTACTGCTCATTTGGCGCCTGCC is from Candidatus Abyssobacteria bacterium SURF_5 and encodes:
- a CDS encoding acylphosphatase, which produces MSSNARVRLIVEGRVQGVFFRYTTNQQATRLGLTGWVMNRPDGAVEIVAEGPREALNQLIAWARHGPPGARVTDLKIKDEPYTGEFDGFDVKYSGW